A region of the Cupriavidus taiwanensis genome:
TGACCCACCTCGCCATGCTGGCGGCCGGCTTTGCCGCGGGCATCTATGTTCTGCCGATCCTGACGGCACAGCCGGGTGCCAGTGCCGGGCAGGTGCAGGCGGTGTCGCAACAGGCGCGCTATGCCGGCACCTTCCGCAAGGACCTGGCCGGCAGCGACGCGCTGCACTGGGCCAGCGGGCGGCTCCATGTCTCGGCCAATGCGCTCGCCTTCGAAGGCAGCGTGGCACCGGGACCGGACTACCGGATCTACCTGGCGCCGGCCTTTGTCGACAACAAGGAAGCCTTCCTGCGGATCAAGGACCAGTCGCTGCAGGTGGGTGAACTGAAGACCTTCGGCAATTTCACCGTGGATTTGCCGGCCGGGGTGGATCCGTCCCGGTATGCGGCGGTGGTGATCTGGTGCGAGCGGTTCGGGCAGTTTATCGGGGCGGCTGGGTATAGATAGGAACCGGGCGCGGGAGTGCGGCTGGCGATGGCGTTGCCGGCGCAGCAGGGCAGCGGCGCAAGCGGAAAAAGGGGCCGGTCAAGGCAACCGGCCCAACGAACCCCGCAAGACCAGCCGCAGGTGTCGATATGAGCGTCAAGCACCCGCCCGTGCAGGCATGGGCGCCTGCCGGGCGGGCATCAGCTAATAATCAGAAGCGATGACGCAGGCCGATGGTGGCGCCCGTCTGGTTCTCGCCGGCAACCACGGTGCCCACGCCGTTCAGGCCCAGCGCCGAGCCCGACTTGTTTTTCGCGTAGCCCACGTTCAGATACACGTCGGTGCGCTTGGACAGCGAGTAGTCCGCCGACAGCACGAACATCCACGGATCCGCGTCGCTGTTGCGGGTGTCGTTGTAGTACGCCGCGCCGGTCAGCAGGAACGCCGGCGTGAAGCGGTACTGCGCGCCGGCCCAGTAGACGTTGCTGCGGGTCTCGGCCGCGGTGGCGCTGGAGACGCCGTCGTCGCGCAGCCAGCGGTAGCCCGCGAACACCTTGGCCCCGCCGAAGGCATAGGCCGCACCCACCGCCGCGCGCTTGGCGGCGCGGTCCTGCAGCGCCACCGTGCCGCCGTGGAACTGGTCGTAGGCCGCGCCGACCGAGAGGCCGCCCGCCGCATACGTCAGGCCGCCGCCGAAGTTGCGCCCGACCTTGGTCTCGCCCGGGATTTCGTTGTTGTCGCGGCCGAAGCTGTAGAAGCCGGTGGCGGTCAGGCCGCCGAACTTGCCGGTGTACTTGACGGCGTTGTCGGCGCGGCCGTTGAAGGCCGAGTCGACGCTGTTGAGCGAGTAGCGCGGGCCCACGCCCATCGGGTCGAAGGCGCCGAACAGGTCGTACAGCGCGTTCTGCTGGCGGCCCAGCGTGACCGCGCCCCAGCCGCCCTGCAGGCCGACGTAGGCCTGGCGGCCGAACAGGCGGTTGCCCTGGCCCGAGGTGCCGGTGTCGACATCGAAGCCGCTTTCCAGCACGAAGATGCCCTTCAGGCCGCCGCCCAGGTCTTCGGTGCCGCGCAGGCCCCAGCGCGAGCCCGACAGGTTGCCCGAGTTCAGGCGCACGGCCGTGCCTTCGGCGCCGCCGCTGCCCGGCACGTTGCTGATCACTTCGACGCCGGCATCGACGATGCCGTAGAGCGTCACGTTGGACGTGGACTGGGCCGACGCCACCCCGGATGCGGCCGACGCGGCCGCTGCTGCCGTCATTGCAAGGAGAGCTTTCTTCACTGTAGTTTCTCTGTGTTCTGTTTGAGGCACGACACCGCACCGGACCCAGGGCAACGATCGCCATGGCGAGCCGTGGCGATCCGGCCCGGCCGGGCAACCCGGCAACGGCGCATCGTCCGCAATGAATTGCGGCCCGGGCATTGTGGCGGGGCAATATGAAAGCTTTGTGACCCATGCTCCGCAGCAGGAAGTGGCGCATCGCACCTGGGTGGGGGTTTTCCCTGTAACCGGCCGGAACGTTTTGGTAGGATGCAGGCTTTTCCGACGACGGTAATGCCAGTGTTCCGTGCCGCCCCGCGCCTGTGCCTCGACCGCTTCGCCTCATGAAGCTGGCTGAGATCAAGACCCGGCTTGCCCCCCTGCTTGCCTCGTTCCAGGCTTCACTGCCTGCCCCCGTTCGCCAAGGCCTGTCTCGACTCGCTGCGCGCGGCGCGCGCGCCGGCCTGACCCGGCCCGGCACGCTGCGCCCCACGCGGCGCGGCCTGCTGGCCGGACTGGCCGCGATCCCGGCGGCATTGCTGCTTTATGTGCTGGTGCTGATTCCGTTCACGCCGGGCATCAGCGATATCCGCAAGGCCAAGTCCGAGCAGCCGGCCCAGGTGCTGTCCGCCGACGGCAAGGAGCTGGCGGTGTTCAAGTGGGCCAACCGCGACTGGGTGCCGCTCAAGCAAATTTCGCCCAACGTGGTGGCGGCGCTGATCTCCACCGAGGACCACCGCTTCTACCAGCACCACGGCCTGGACTGGCGCCGCATCGCCTCGGCCGCGCTGCATACGTTTTCCGGCGACCGCCAGGGCGGATCCACCATTACCCAGCAGCTGGCGCGCAATCTCTATCCCGACGAGATCGGCCGCGCCCCCACGCTCACGCGCAAGCTCAAGGAAGCGATCACCGCGCTGAAGATCGAGGCGCTCTACACCAAGGACGAGATCCTCGAGACGTATCTCAACACGGTGCCGTTCCTGTACAACGCCTTCGGCATCGAGATGGCGGCGCGCACCTATTTCGACCGCCCCGCCCGCTCGCTCGACGTGCTGCAGAGCGCCACGCTGATCGGCATGCTCAAGGGCAACAGCTACTACAACCCGGTGCTCAACCCCGAGCGCGCGCTGGACCGGCGCAATACCGTGCTCGGGCAGATGGTCAAGCGCGGCAAGCTCGACGCGGCGCGCTACGAGCAGCTGAAGAAGCGCCCGCTGCGCATCGACTTCGAGCGGCAGACCGAGCCGCCCGGCCCCGCGCCGCACTTTGCGCAGCAGCTGCGCAAGTGGCTGATCGGCTGGGCCGACCGCAACGGCTACGACATCTACGCCGATGGCCTGGTGGTCCACACCACCATCGACGCGCGCCTGCAGGCCATGGCCACGCAGGCCGTGGTGCAGCAGGGCAACCGGCTGCAGGCGGTCGCCAACGCCGCGTGGGCGCCGCGCGCGGGCTGGGCCGCCAACAAGCCGCTGGTGCAGGCCTTCGTGCGCGAGACGCCGGAATACCGCGCGGCGGTCGCCGCCGGCGCCGCGCCGGAAGAGGCGCTGCGCCACCTGATGGCCGACAGCGCCTTCCTGCGCGCGCTGCACCAGAACAAGACCCGGATCCAGGCCGGCTTCCTGGCCATCGACCCGCGCAACGGCGAGATCCGCGCCTGGGTCGGCAGCCGCGATTACACCCAGGACGCGTTCGACCACGTGCAGCAGGCGCGCCGCCAGCCGGGCTCGACCTTCAAGCCCTTCGTCTACGGCGCGGCCTTCGAAGAGGGCAAGACGCCCGACGACACGCTGGTGGACCAGCCGGTGGAAATCGAGCTGGCCGGCGGCGAGATCTGGCGCCCCAGCGACGAAGGCCGCCCCACCGGCCGCGCCATGACGCTGCGCGACGGCCTGGTCTATTCGCGCAACACCATCACCGCGCAGCTGATGCAGGAAGTGGGCCCCGCGCGCGTAGCGCGGCTGGCGCGCAGCATGGGCGTGCGCGACAGCGAGCTCGACGTGGTGCCGTCGCTGGCGCTGGGCACCAGCCCGGTCACGCTGAAGGAAATGGTGGCCGCCTACGGCACCATCGCCAATGCCGGCGACTACATCGCGCCGACCATGGTGACGCGCATCGAAGACCGCCAGGGCAATGTGCTGCAGGTGTTCCGCCCCGCGCGCGCCGAGCACGCGCTGCCCGCCGCCGCCACGCAAACCCTGCTGGACGTGATGCGCGACGTGATCGACCGCGGCACCGGCGCCGGCATCCGCTCGCGCTTCGGCATCCGCGCCGACGTCGCCGGCAAGACCGGCACCACCCAGGACAATGCCGACGGCTGGTTCATCCTGATGCATCCGGAACTGGTGGCGGGCGCCTGGGTCGGCTTCAACGACAGCCGCGTCACGCTGCGCAGCGACTACTGGGGCCAGGGCGCGCACAGCGCGCTGCCGATGGTGGGAGACTTCTACCAGCGCGCCCTGCGCGCGCGCATCATCGACGGCCGCGCGCGCTTTGCCGAGCACGAAGAGACGCACTTGTTTGCGTCGCTGGGCACGCAGCTGCGCGGCTGGTTCAGCCAGCTGTTCACGCGCGACAAGGCCAGCGAGAGCCCGGCACCGCGCCCGGCGCCGCGCCGCCCGGCATTGCCGGCGCAGGAAGCGGAGGTCGCGCCGCCGGCCGCTGCGTCCGCCGCGGCGGCCGACAGCGACCATGATGAGTCCAGCCTGGCGCTGGATCGGGGAGAGACGGTGATGGCGGTGCCGCCACCGGACATCGCTGCAAGCGCGCCGCTTGCGCCGCCCCCGGCGAATGAACCGGCCCCTGCCACCATCCCGCCCCCTGCCTCCTCCACGCCAACGGCGCCGCCTGCGCCTGCGCCTGCGCCCGCAGTACCGATCACGCCGCTCGCACCCACCATCATCACCCCGGCCGGCCAACGCTAGCCGCCGGACCCGGCGTGCGGCCGGCCGGAACGCGGTTCACACCAACCCGATATCCCGCCCCGCCACCCCCGGAAACACCTGCGCCAGCCGCTGCGCATCCAGCCCGTACAACCTGCGGAACAGGCCGCCCAGCAGCGCCCGGTACTCGTTGCGCACCGGCCAGTCGCGATCCTGGTTGAGCGTGGCCGCTTCCACCGCAACCTGCTCGCCGGCGATGCGCCCGCCGCGCACGGCGCCGCCCAGCACCCAGTAAACCGTGCCGTGGCCGTGGTCGGTGCCGCGCGTGCCGTTCTCGCGGAAGGTGCGGCCGAACTCGGACAGCACCACCACGGTGGTCCTGCTCCATGCGGGACCCATCTCCGCGGCAAAGGCCGACAAACCGCGGCCCAGGTTGTCGAGCAGCCCGGCCAGCTGGCCCTGCGCGGCACCCTGGTTGACGTGGGTGTCCCAGCCGCCCACGTCGATAAAGCCCAGGTTGAAGCGCTCGCGCATCAGCCCAGCCATGCGCCGGGCCTCGACCTCGAAGCCGCGCGCGCTGAGCGCGCGGCGGCTGGCGGCCTGCATCTCCTGCTGGCGCGACGCCATGGTGGCCGGGCCGGCGCCAGCCATGCCGCCCTGCGGCGCTTCCGCCTGCGCCTGGCGCGCGACGGTCTCGCGCAGCTCGAAGCCCTCGTCGATCAGTGACTCGAAACGCGTGCCGCGGTACATCTGCGCCAGCAGCCGCGCCTGGCGCGCATCGAAGGGGGCGCGGCCGCTGCCCTTGAGCGAGACGTTGGGCACGTCGCGCGGGCCGGACAGCACCAGCGGCAGCCCGTCGGTGAACGCCACCGGCGCGGCCTGGCCGCCCATGGCCTGGGCCAGCCGGTTGAGGAAGCCGCTGCCGCGCAGGGCAGCCGCGGCCTGGCGGCTTTCGTCATGGCCGGGCAGGCCGGCCTCGATACCGTCCTGGGTTTCGAAGTG
Encoded here:
- a CDS encoding DUF1501 domain-containing protein, yielding MQRRQWLKTMGGAALGLALPAIAARVYALPAQADARFLLVFLRGGYDAASVLVPAGSDFYYAARPNIAIRRPPAPGADADPNAAVALASAFGADSAARGIGDWALHPALAPTLLPLWQQGQLAFVPFAGTHDLSRSHFETQDGIEAGLPGHDESRQAAAALRGSGFLNRLAQAMGGQAAPVAFTDGLPLVLSGPRDVPNVSLKGSGRAPFDARQARLLAQMYRGTRFESLIDEGFELRETVARQAQAEAPQGGMAGAGPATMASRQQEMQAASRRALSARGFEVEARRMAGLMRERFNLGFIDVGGWDTHVNQGAAQGQLAGLLDNLGRGLSAFAAEMGPAWSRTTVVVLSEFGRTFRENGTRGTDHGHGTVYWVLGGAVRGGRIAGEQVAVEAATLNQDRDWPVRNEYRALLGGLFRRLYGLDAQRLAQVFPGVAGRDIGLV
- a CDS encoding porin, which codes for MKKALLAMTAAAAASAASGVASAQSTSNVTLYGIVDAGVEVISNVPGSGGAEGTAVRLNSGNLSGSRWGLRGTEDLGGGLKGIFVLESGFDVDTGTSGQGNRLFGRQAYVGLQGGWGAVTLGRQQNALYDLFGAFDPMGVGPRYSLNSVDSAFNGRADNAVKYTGKFGGLTATGFYSFGRDNNEIPGETKVGRNFGGGLTYAAGGLSVGAAYDQFHGGTVALQDRAAKRAAVGAAYAFGGAKVFAGYRWLRDDGVSSATAAETRSNVYWAGAQYRFTPAFLLTGAAYYNDTRNSDADPWMFVLSADYSLSKRTDVYLNVGYAKNKSGSALGLNGVGTVVAGENQTGATIGLRHRF
- a CDS encoding DM13 domain-containing protein, giving the protein MTARPAILVLTHLAMLAAGFAAGIYVLPILTAQPGASAGQVQAVSQQARYAGTFRKDLAGSDALHWASGRLHVSANALAFEGSVAPGPDYRIYLAPAFVDNKEAFLRIKDQSLQVGELKTFGNFTVDLPAGVDPSRYAAVVIWCERFGQFIGAAGYR
- a CDS encoding penicillin-binding protein 1A, translating into MKLAEIKTRLAPLLASFQASLPAPVRQGLSRLAARGARAGLTRPGTLRPTRRGLLAGLAAIPAALLLYVLVLIPFTPGISDIRKAKSEQPAQVLSADGKELAVFKWANRDWVPLKQISPNVVAALISTEDHRFYQHHGLDWRRIASAALHTFSGDRQGGSTITQQLARNLYPDEIGRAPTLTRKLKEAITALKIEALYTKDEILETYLNTVPFLYNAFGIEMAARTYFDRPARSLDVLQSATLIGMLKGNSYYNPVLNPERALDRRNTVLGQMVKRGKLDAARYEQLKKRPLRIDFERQTEPPGPAPHFAQQLRKWLIGWADRNGYDIYADGLVVHTTIDARLQAMATQAVVQQGNRLQAVANAAWAPRAGWAANKPLVQAFVRETPEYRAAVAAGAAPEEALRHLMADSAFLRALHQNKTRIQAGFLAIDPRNGEIRAWVGSRDYTQDAFDHVQQARRQPGSTFKPFVYGAAFEEGKTPDDTLVDQPVEIELAGGEIWRPSDEGRPTGRAMTLRDGLVYSRNTITAQLMQEVGPARVARLARSMGVRDSELDVVPSLALGTSPVTLKEMVAAYGTIANAGDYIAPTMVTRIEDRQGNVLQVFRPARAEHALPAAATQTLLDVMRDVIDRGTGAGIRSRFGIRADVAGKTGTTQDNADGWFILMHPELVAGAWVGFNDSRVTLRSDYWGQGAHSALPMVGDFYQRALRARIIDGRARFAEHEETHLFASLGTQLRGWFSQLFTRDKASESPAPRPAPRRPALPAQEAEVAPPAAASAAAADSDHDESSLALDRGETVMAVPPPDIAASAPLAPPPANEPAPATIPPPASSTPTAPPAPAPAPAVPITPLAPTIITPAGQR